The following nucleotide sequence is from Chryseobacterium sp. CY350.
TCGGCTTCGCGTAGCAAAGTACATAATATTTTGCAATTTAAAGCATAGAATATTAGCAGCCCGACTTGAATGCAGTTCTTTTGTGTAACGAAACGAAACGAAAAAGCGGAGCCCTTCGGCTGGCTTAGGATAAATTACAGGTGGATAAGCTACCAAACATGATGCAGTGATTCGACCCAGTAAATTAGAAATCACTCTTCATCATCCCAAAAATCAAAATAATTGAACCATTGCATAGGATATTTTCTGATCATCGATTCTAAATTTTGAGTATAGGATTCTAAAAGTCCCTGTGCATCACGCTTTTTAACCTTTTGAGCAATTCTGGCGTATAAATGATAATGCAGATTTTTCTCCTTCATCACGTAGACATATACAACGGGAACTCCCAATCTTGAAGCAATAAGAAATGGGCCTGCCGGAAATCTTGCACTTTTACCAAGTAAATCAGCTTCCAAAAACTTTGAGCCTTCGAAATAACGATCGCCTGTAAAACAAATAAGTTCATTTTTTGACAATGCTTCGTTGATATCAAAAATGTGCGACATATCTTCCTTCACGTAGATGAATTTGATGTTGCTTTGCTTTACAGAAACACTTTCAAGGTATTCTTTAATAACTGTAACCTCATGATCTGTAGTTACTAAATTGATCTGACAGTCAAAATCTATATCGGCGAAAAAATGTTCAGCAATTTCAAAATTCCCGATATGAGCACTGATAAGAATGCCTCCTTTTTTTTCTTCCAGAAGATTTCTCAGGTTTTCAATTCCGTCAAATTCGTACGTAAATTGATTTCTCAATCCTCCAGAAATTGCAGTTTTATCAATCAAAACCTTCCCAAATGTAAGATAACTTTGATATCTGGAAATTAATGTCTTAGAAAAGTTATAATTAAGCCTTTTTTTGAAATAATATGATAAATATCGGTTGCTCCTTTTTTCGAATAAAAAGTAATAAGCAGCTACGAAATAGAGGACAAAATAGGAACTGCGAACGCCAAGATTCTTAATGCACCAGACGAAAATTCTGTATCCTAAGATGGTGCCTTTTGACTTGCCTTTCCATTTATTCATAATAGCAGTTTAACAATGCATCCCTGCAAGAGGATAAGAAACATTATTCAGAAGTAAATTTTAATCGATAATTATTCGCTTTTTTCGGTGATTTTTTGTTGAATAGCTGAGTAAAAATCTTCGAAAGTGATAATGTTTTTGAAATCTGCCTCGCCTAATTTCACACCAAAATTCGATTCGATAACTACCACCAAATCAATATAATCTAAACTGTCTAAACCCAAAGTCTTCTTGAAGTGGGCATCATTGCTGATCTCATCACCATCTACCTCAAACTCATTGATTAAAAAATCATTAGCAATGGCAACAATTTTTTCTATTTCCATGTTTTTTTATTCAAATTTTTTAACGATTAATGCAGAATTTGTTCCCCCGAATCCGAAAGAATTTGACAAAAATACGTCAATTTTTTGGTTTTTGGTTTCAGAGATTAGATTTATCTTTTTTGCATCTTCATCGGGATTTTCCAGATTGATATTCGGAGCTACAAAATCGTTCTGCATCATAAGAATCGAGTAAATTACTTCGCTTGCTCCCGCCATCCAACATTCGTGGCCGGTCATTGATTTTGTGGAACTTACCGGAACTTTATTTCCGAAAATTTCGTGAATCGCTTTTGCTTCGTTCGCATCACCAATCGGTGTAGAAGTTGCATGTGCATTGATGTAATCAATATCTTTCACATCTAATCCAGATTGCTTCAAAGCTCGGTTCATTGCCAAAGCCGGGCCGTCAATATTTGGAGTAGAGATATGTCCGCCATTTGAAGAAAAGCCGTATCCAACAATTTCCCCTAAAATAGCAGCACCTCTTTTTTGAGCTGATTCTAAACTTTCAACAACGAGAGAAGCTGCTCCACCACTGGGAATTAAGCCATCTCTGTCGGAATCAAAAGGTCTTGAAGCTTTCTGAGGTTCGTCTTCTTTTACTGAAAAAACGCCCAAAGCATCGAAGCTTGCCATCGAATACTTATTTGTTTCCTGAGCGCCGCCACAAACGATAATTTCCTGAAAACCATTTTTTATCATCATAAAAGCAAGTCCCAAAGAATGCGATCCGCTTGCACAAGCAGCACTGACAGTTAAATTGATCCCTCTTAATTTAAAAATAGTAGAAAGATTCATCGTGACTGTAGAATTCATTGATTTGAAAATCGCTCCGGAACCCATCAGAGTTGTATCTTTCTTTTCTCTGGCGATGTCGATAGATTCTACTACAGCTTTTGATACGCTGTCGTTTCCGTATAAAATTCCGACCTCGTTTTGGTCTAAAAAGTTTTGATCAATATTGGCGTGTTTTAAGGCATCAAGCGTTGCGATATAAGCGTACTCACTTTCTTCGCCCATGCTTACGCGCTGACGTCTGTTGAGAAGATTTTTAAGATCCGGTTTTGGAACAACGCCTGAAAGGCCAGATCTGAAACCAAATTCTTTCCGCTCTTCTACTAAAACAATTCCGGATTTACCTTGATACAGGGATTCTTTCACTTCTTCCAAAGAAGTTCCGATGCAAGAATAAATTCCCATTCCGGTAATGACTACCCTATTTTCCATCTTTTTAAATTTAACAATGTATCAGTCTAGCAATGTAACAATCTTAAACATTGATAAACTCATATATTCTTATATTGGTACATTATTTTATGAATAAATTCCTCCGTTAATATTAATAATTTCTCCAGTGATGTACGAAGATTTTTTTGAGGCTAAAAATGCGACCAAATCTGCCACTTCTTCTGCTTCGCCAAAACGGTTTGCAGGAATCATAGCTTTCAACTCATCTTCATTAAAATCCTGTGTCATATCTGTTTTGATAAAACCAGGAGCTACTGCATTTACTGTAATATTTCTTTTGGCTACTTCCTGAGCCAGGGCTTTTGTAACTCCTACCAAAGCACCTTTTGCGGCTGAATAATTAGTTTGTCCGGCAGTTCCTTTCACTCCGGAAACCGAAACCATATTAATAATTCTGCCATATTTATTTCTTAATAATTTCTGAATAAAGAAATTGGTAACATTATAAAATCCATTTAAACTCGTGTTAATCACCGAGTTCCAGTCTTCACTTGGCATCCACATAAATAATCCGTCTCTTGTAATTCCGGCATTGTTGACAATGACCTCAACAATTGATTTAGGATTATTATCCTGCCATTCATTTAAAACTTTCAAAGTTTCTTCAGCATTTCCTACATCAAATTTCAGAATTTCTCCTGTAGAGCCCAATTCTTCAACTTTGGCTAAAGTTTCCTTAGCTGCAGCATCATTGGAAGTATAATTGATTAAAATATGATAATTTTTCTCTTCTGCGAGTTTTATACAGATTGCTCTTCCGATACCTCGGGAACCGCCCGTTATGATTGCACATTTCATCGATACTTGTTTTTATAATAAGAATTTATAAAGCCTTAATTGTTACGTCGTCTTTAAATATGTTTTGACCTTTTCTAAATACGGATACATCACCATATCATTTGAAAATGCAGGAATTATTTCTCGAACACGATTGTAAAGTTCTTTTGTGGAAGATGAAATTTTATCCTGATATTCAAGAAATTCAATCGCCTGCACAATTGTAATAGCTTCGATAGCCAAAACTTCAAAAGCGTTTTCAATTACTTTTCTGCAAATTACCGCAGCATTGGTTCCCATACTTACAATATCCTGATTATCATTATTATTAGGTATACTGTGAACATACATCGGGTTAGATAACATCTGGCTTTCTGCCGTGGTAGAAGTTGCCGTAAACTGAACTCCCTGCATGCCGAAATTGAACCCTAATTTACCTAAATTGACAAAAGGAGGCAATATCTCGTTGATTTTAGAATTTAAAAGATAATTTAATTGCCTTTCCGCTAGCATCGTCAGTTTTGTCACCACAATCTTCAGCTTGTCCATTTCTAACGAAATATAATCTCCGTGAAAGTTTCCGCCGTGGTAAACATGCTGATTTTCAACATCGATGATCGGATTATCGTTCGCAGAATTAATCTCATTTTCAAGAACTTTTTCTGTATATTCTAAAGTATCCAAAACAGGTCCTAAAATCTGAGGAACACAGCGAATAGAATAATATTCCTGTACTTTTTCTTTAAAAACCTTTTCCTGTTCTTCAAAATGGGTATATAAATGATCGGCTCTTTTTCTCACCAGCTTACTGTCGGATAAATGCGCTCTCATTTTTTCAGCAATTTTTTGCTGTCCAGAATGTAGTTTCGTCTGATTCAAAGCTTCTGACAAATGGTCGTCATATGCCAAAACTATCTCATTGATCGCACAAGAAAGTTTTAAGGAAATATCAATTAATTGATTGGCTTTGTAGGCATTAACAACACCTATTCCCGACATCACAGAAGTTCCGTTCATCAAACCTAAACCTTCACGAATCTCAACTTTAATAGGCGTTAATCCTTCAGTCGCAAAAACTTCTTTCGTAGATTTTCTTTCACCTTTATAAAAAACTTCTCCTTCACCAATTAAGACCAAAGCTAAATGTGCCAACTGAACCAAATCTCCGCTTGCTCCTACACCGCCGTGTTCAAAAATCAATGGCGTAACATTTCTGTTTATCAACTCTTTAAGTAAATTGACAACTGAAACATGAATTCCTGAGTTTCCTCTCGAAAGCGTATTCATTCTTGCCAGCATACAGGCTTTCACCTCATCAGCAGGCAAAGGATTTCCAATACCCGAAGAGTGACTTCTGATTAAATTATACTGAAGCTGATGCGTATCTTCATCACTGATCTTAAATTGAGCCATTGGCCCAAAACCAGTATTCACACCATAGATTACTTTATTTTTTGAAAATTCTTTAAGAAAAGAAAAACTTTCATTCACACGATTGAGAAGTACCTCATCGAGCTCTATGGTTTCATTTTCTATAATGATCTTCTGAAAATCTCTCAGTTCTAAAAAGTTATTTATTTTCATCAATTAAAAGTAATAATATATAATTTTGTAAAATATGATTAATTGTCACTAATTTTGCGGCAAAGATATAAGTTATTATTAAAATAAAAAATCAAAGATGACCAAAGAATTTGTTGATGTTCTCGTAATCGGAGCTGGACCTTCCGGATGCGTATCTTCTGCTTATCTGAAGAAGAATAATATCAACGTGAAAGTTGTTGAAAAAACAAAATTCCCAAGACTCGTAGTTGGTGAAAGTTTGATTCCTAGAGTGATGGATCATTTTGCTGAAGCAGGTCTTTTTCCGGCTCTTGATAAAATGGGATTCGAAAAAAAACTCGGAGCACGTTTTTTGAGAGGGAATGAAGTTTGTCTTTTTGATTTTAGTAATAAATTTGGTGAAGGATGGGACTGGACCTGGCAGGTTCCGAGAGCAGATTTTGATCAGGCGTTAGCGAATGAAGTCATCAATCAAGGTGTAGATCTTGAATTTGAAACCGAAGTGATCGGAATAGAATTCAACGGAACAGATTCTATTACCACCGTAAAAAATAAAGAAGGCAAAACTAAGGAAATTCATGCCAAATTCGTAATCGATTCCAGCGGTTACGGGAGAGTTTTACCAAGACTTTTAGATTTAGAAAAACCATCCAAACTTTCGCCACACTCCGCAATTTTTGCTCATGTGGAAGATATTAACAGAGAAAAAGGTACGGAAGGAACTTTAATTTCTTTCGATATTATTGAAACAGAAGTCTGGCTTTGGGTAATTCCGTTTTCGAATGGAAATACCAGTGTCGGGATTGTGGGACCAACTGAATATATTATTCAACTTTCTAAAAACGATGATACAACAGAAGCTTTACGAAAAGCTATTTCACTTTCAGATTATTATGTGAAACGTTTCGGAGACGTGGAATTTTTATTTGAACCAAAACATTTAAAGGATTATTCATGCTCAGTAAAAAAATTATTTGGAGACGGATTTGCTTTAACCGGTAATGCTTCAGAATTTCTCGACCCCGTTTTTTCATCAGGAATGGCATTTGCCACCGAAGGCGGAATGACAGCAGCAAAACTGGCAATCAGACAATTAAACGGAGAAAAAGTTGACTGGCAAACAGAATTTTCAGATTATATTTTATACGGAGTCAACGTTTTTACGACGTACGTGAAAGAGTGGTACACCGGAAATCTTCAGGAATTATTTTTTCATCAGCCGGAAAATCCGGACGTAAAGAGAAAAATATGCGCTGTTTTAGCGGGTTACGTTTGGGATAAGAAAAATACTTTTGTAAGAATACACGATACTGCGATTGTAAATCTGGCAAATTTCATTAAAACAGAAAAGCAACAAGCATAAAAAAGCGGTCTGAGAATTTTCAGACCGCTTTTTTATTTTAAAGCACTTTTGATTTCTGTGCCAAGTTTTTTTCCAGTAATGAGATATGCTGCAGCAATTCTTCCATATTCCCAAGAAAATTGATCATTCATTTTCTTACCCTGAATTTTATCTGCCGTCAGTTTCATTATAACATTTGTTGGATTATCTGTTTCTACAAATAGCAAGTCTGCTGTGAGCTTTGCTTCTTGGGAACCAATCATACCCCCGTACCAACCAGCGTAAATCCATTTTGCATCAATGATCAAAGTATATTTTGCTTTAACATCATTATTAAATTTTATTTTTTTTGATTTTGAATTGATTCCCTCGTAGAAATATTTCAAATATTCTGAAGTTTTAAATCTTTCCCATTGGTATGTCCAATTTTCCCAAACCTTCACTCCTTTTCTTGCCGTAATATCTGTTTTTCTACTTTCAATATACTGTGCTTCCGTTAAATTTTTCTCTTGATAGGTTGCCTTATCAAATTTTAGCTGAACATTTATTTCCGTCTGATCTTTTAGAAAATCAAAACTTCCCTGAGTAACATTAATTTTGTTTTGTGAAAAAACTGTAGACGCAAGAGCGAAAAACAGCACTAAAAATATTTTCTTCATAGTTTAATTTTAAGTCAGCAAAGATAACATTACTGTACGAATTTTACTAAACTACCTTAAATCTAAAAAATTAATTGGCTTTCTACTATTCGGATTAAAAACAACTTTTGACAAAACATCAAAATCTATCATCTCAATTTTCGGACTTACTCTCAATTTTGCCCTGAAATGATCTCTTACTTCGCTTTCGAAGTTCTCTTCTCCTCTATTTGTGCTGAGTTTAATGATAATCTCATCTAAACCAATCTCATTTGACTGAATCACAATCTGATAACACAAAATCCCATCAAAATCATTCAAAATATCATTCATCGCAGGTGGGTACAAAGTTGTGCCCTTATATTTAATCATCTGCTGCTTTCTTCCTACAACCGGACCTAATCTCATCGTATTTCGGCCACACTGACAAGGCTCGTAATGTGCTTTAACTAAATCTCCCGTTTTAAATCTCAATAACGGAAGTGCTTCAACACCTAAAGTAGTGATTGTAAGTTCTCCGCTTTCGCCTTCTTTTACAGGATTTTCGTTTTCATCCAGAATTTCGGTAATGATTAATTCCGGATGTTGATGTCCGCCAATCTGAAATTCGCATTCTGTAAAAGCTGTACTCATTTCTGTTGAAGCGTAAGTTGAGAATAATTGAATATTCCATTTCTCTTTTATTTTCTTTGAAAGAATATTGTCTGAGAAATCCTGATTTTTGATGCTTTCACCGATACAAATTGCTCCGTAAACACTTGAGTTTTGATAATCAACCCCATGTTTTTCTGCATAATCGATCATTTTAAGTAAAAATGACGGCACTGTGATTAAATATTTTGGCTTGTATCTGAAAATGGAATCCCACTGCAGCTCGGGAATTCCCGGCCCCATTCTTATCACACTTGCGCCCATTTTTCTTAATCCTAAAAAATACGCCAGCCCAGCCATGAATCGTTTATCAATCGTGGTGATCATCTGTACTACGTCGCCCTTTGAAATACCTGCACAGACAAATGAAATTGCCTCGTTGTAAGCTAATCTTTCCAAATCAGAATCTGACAAACCGAATGTCACGGGATCACCCAAAGTTCCGGAAGTGGTGCTGTAATCTACAATCTGATTTTGCGGAATGCAGAAAAAATCATCATTATTCTGTTGAATATCATTTTTCGATGTTGTTGGGATTTTCTGTAAATCTTCCAACGTCTGAATATCAGAAATCTCAATATTATTTTCTGTGAATAATTTCTGATAGAAAGGCGAATGATTACCAAGGTAAGCAATAAGCTCCTGAAGTTTTTGCTCCTGAAAAATTTTGATTTCCTGAACGGTTGATTTTTCGATTAATGGATAAAGTTCCAATAGTTTAAATTTAGATGACAAATTTATTTAATTAAAATTAAGTTCGATAATTTATGTTGAAAAGCTTTCATTAAACACTACTGTTAATGTAAATGTAAGAAATAGAAGAGGTGATTCTGGAAACTACTGATTGGCAATATGGTGATGTCTAGGCAATCCGATTTCATGTTCCTGAGGATAAGGTTTTCTGAAGGTCAAACTTACATCTTCTTTTATTTGCTTATGAATATCATATTGTTTTTCTTTATCATACGCATATCTGGGATCAGGAATCATCCGCATATGCGCCATTTTGTGAATGGTAATCGTTGGAAAATGAAAATCCACTTCCACGGTCCCTAACAAAAGATAACACCCACCGCCCTGGAAAGGATAATTTTTCAGATTATCCGGAAAATGAGCCGTATCAAAATAATCACCATTTACATCTATCCACGTTCCAAAATACATTTTTCCTTTTTTGGTGGGAACTTCTTTTCTTGCAATAAGATAAGCCAGCATTTTCACTTGCCTTTTATGATACTTCAGTAAGTCTTTTACATAAACAGAACCTCTGTACTTTGTTTCCAATAAATCGAAAGAGGTGCAGGAAATTGGGAAACCAATGATCTCAATCTCATCGAAAGCATCCTCAAACTCTTCTCTTTTTAACTTCGGAAGATGAAATTCTTCTACAGGTTCTTCAAAAAGCATTAGCTCTTTATTTTCAGGTTTAAAATTAACAAGCAGCAATCTGGCTTCTACCAGAAGTACATTTTTAGGTTTATCTGTAAATCTAAATGCTCCGATAAAAATTAGAATCTGCAGCGTTTCAATACCAATCGGGATTCGCTTAATAAAATCTTCTAATGATTTATAATTACCGTTTTTTTGACGTTCCTCTACAATAGCATTAGAAATTCTATCTTCGAAATTCTCTAAATTCATAAACCCCAAATAGATTTCTTTACCTTTTAAGACAGTCTGAAATTCGCTGTTGTTGACACATGGTGTTCTAATGATACCACCAGACATTTTTGCCTCATGAATGTAAACTTCGGTGCGGTAAAAACCACCCTGATTATTAATCACAGAAACCATAAACTCCAAAGGATAATAGACTTTTAAATATAAACTCTGGTAACTTTCTACTGCATAAGAAGCCGAATGAGCCTTGCAGAAGGAATATCCTGCAAAAGATTCAATCTGTCTGTAGGCTTCAGCAGTGAGCTGAGCCGAGTGACCTAATTTTCTGCAAGACTCAAAAAAATCACTTTTTACTTTCTGTAGCGCAGACAGAGATCTTCCTTTGCCACTCATCGCGCGGCGAAGAATATCACCATCTGCCAAAGATAGTCCTCCGAAATATTGGGCAATTTTAATAACGTCTTCCTGATACACCATAATACCATATGTATCAGATAAATGTTCTTTAAAAATCGGATGAAAATATTCAAATTTATCTGGATTATTGTGCCTGTAGATATATTCGCGCATCATTCCGCTTTGCGCTACTCCCGGTCTGATAATAGATGATGCTGCCACCAAAGTAATGTAATCTTCGCATTTCAGTCTTCTTAAAAGTCCCCGCATTGCCGGAGATTCTATATAAAAACACCCTATCGTCTTTCCCTGAGAT
It contains:
- a CDS encoding NAD(P)/FAD-dependent oxidoreductase — translated: MTKEFVDVLVIGAGPSGCVSSAYLKKNNINVKVVEKTKFPRLVVGESLIPRVMDHFAEAGLFPALDKMGFEKKLGARFLRGNEVCLFDFSNKFGEGWDWTWQVPRADFDQALANEVINQGVDLEFETEVIGIEFNGTDSITTVKNKEGKTKEIHAKFVIDSSGYGRVLPRLLDLEKPSKLSPHSAIFAHVEDINREKGTEGTLISFDIIETEVWLWVIPFSNGNTSVGIVGPTEYIIQLSKNDDTTEALRKAISLSDYYVKRFGDVEFLFEPKHLKDYSCSVKKLFGDGFALTGNASEFLDPVFSSGMAFATEGGMTAAKLAIRQLNGEKVDWQTEFSDYILYGVNVFTTYVKEWYTGNLQELFFHQPENPDVKRKICAVLAGYVWDKKNTFVRIHDTAIVNLANFIKTEKQQA
- a CDS encoding HAL/PAL/TAL family ammonia-lyase; the protein is MKINNFLELRDFQKIIIENETIELDEVLLNRVNESFSFLKEFSKNKVIYGVNTGFGPMAQFKISDEDTHQLQYNLIRSHSSGIGNPLPADEVKACMLARMNTLSRGNSGIHVSVVNLLKELINRNVTPLIFEHGGVGASGDLVQLAHLALVLIGEGEVFYKGERKSTKEVFATEGLTPIKVEIREGLGLMNGTSVMSGIGVVNAYKANQLIDISLKLSCAINEIVLAYDDHLSEALNQTKLHSGQQKIAEKMRAHLSDSKLVRKRADHLYTHFEEQEKVFKEKVQEYYSIRCVPQILGPVLDTLEYTEKVLENEINSANDNPIIDVENQHVYHGGNFHGDYISLEMDKLKIVVTKLTMLAERQLNYLLNSKINEILPPFVNLGKLGFNFGMQGVQFTATSTTAESQMLSNPMYVHSIPNNNDNQDIVSMGTNAAVICRKVIENAFEVLAIEAITIVQAIEFLEYQDKISSSTKELYNRVREIIPAFSNDMVMYPYLEKVKTYLKTT
- a CDS encoding acyl carrier protein — its product is MEIEKIVAIANDFLINEFEVDGDEISNDAHFKKTLGLDSLDYIDLVVVIESNFGVKLGEADFKNIITFEDFYSAIQQKITEKSE
- a CDS encoding beta-ketoacyl-[acyl-carrier-protein] synthase family protein, encoding MENRVVITGMGIYSCIGTSLEEVKESLYQGKSGIVLVEERKEFGFRSGLSGVVPKPDLKNLLNRRQRVSMGEESEYAYIATLDALKHANIDQNFLDQNEVGILYGNDSVSKAVVESIDIAREKKDTTLMGSGAIFKSMNSTVTMNLSTIFKLRGINLTVSAACASGSHSLGLAFMMIKNGFQEIIVCGGAQETNKYSMASFDALGVFSVKEDEPQKASRPFDSDRDGLIPSGGAASLVVESLESAQKRGAAILGEIVGYGFSSNGGHISTPNIDGPALAMNRALKQSGLDVKDIDYINAHATSTPIGDANEAKAIHEIFGNKVPVSSTKSMTGHECWMAGASEVIYSILMMQNDFVAPNINLENPDEDAKKINLISETKNQKIDVFLSNSFGFGGTNSALIVKKFE
- a CDS encoding phenylacetate--CoA ligase family protein; the encoded protein is MELYPLIEKSTVQEIKIFQEQKLQELIAYLGNHSPFYQKLFTENNIEISDIQTLEDLQKIPTTSKNDIQQNNDDFFCIPQNQIVDYSTTSGTLGDPVTFGLSDSDLERLAYNEAISFVCAGISKGDVVQMITTIDKRFMAGLAYFLGLRKMGASVIRMGPGIPELQWDSIFRYKPKYLITVPSFLLKMIDYAEKHGVDYQNSSVYGAICIGESIKNQDFSDNILSKKIKEKWNIQLFSTYASTEMSTAFTECEFQIGGHQHPELIITEILDENENPVKEGESGELTITTLGVEALPLLRFKTGDLVKAHYEPCQCGRNTMRLGPVVGRKQQMIKYKGTTLYPPAMNDILNDFDGILCYQIVIQSNEIGLDEIIIKLSTNRGEENFESEVRDHFRAKLRVSPKIEMIDFDVLSKVVFNPNSRKPINFLDLR
- the fabG gene encoding 3-oxoacyl-ACP reductase FabG → MKCAIITGGSRGIGRAICIKLAEEKNYHILINYTSNDAAAKETLAKVEELGSTGEILKFDVGNAEETLKVLNEWQDNNPKSIVEVIVNNAGITRDGLFMWMPSEDWNSVINTSLNGFYNVTNFFIQKLLRNKYGRIINMVSVSGVKGTAGQTNYSAAKGALVGVTKALAQEVAKRNITVNAVAPGFIKTDMTQDFNEDELKAMIPANRFGEAEEVADLVAFLASKKSSYITGEIININGGIYS
- a CDS encoding LpxL/LpxP family acyltransferase, encoding MNKWKGKSKGTILGYRIFVWCIKNLGVRSSYFVLYFVAAYYFLFEKRSNRYLSYYFKKRLNYNFSKTLISRYQSYLTFGKVLIDKTAISGGLRNQFTYEFDGIENLRNLLEEKKGGILISAHIGNFEIAEHFFADIDFDCQINLVTTDHEVTVIKEYLESVSVKQSNIKFIYVKEDMSHIFDINEALSKNELICFTGDRYFEGSKFLEADLLGKSARFPAGPFLIASRLGVPVVYVYVMKEKNLHYHLYARIAQKVKKRDAQGLLESYTQNLESMIRKYPMQWFNYFDFWDDEE